From the genome of Scytonema hofmannii PCC 7110, one region includes:
- a CDS encoding Tll0287-like domain-containing protein, translated as MYILRRILLIFNNLTLAKKLTVLLLLIFIEGIALSGIALASVLNYKTQDEISSSAWLLLQTINSVRSYTTNEVVPQLQTRLDNNEFLQQAIPAYSSRKVLEDLQKKNEKFKDFIYKEAMLNPTNIRDKADNLETTIVKKFQKNKNLKNLSGFRSLLGKNFFYIALPISITESSCLRCHSTPDVAPKTMIDVYGDRHGFGWKLNMVNGAQIVSIPASEVLQKARQSLVLVMGIVTLIFASAIYIANFWLKRYVVKPIKQVVRVTESVSIGNFDVEFEKVSNDEIGSLVEAFTRMKLSLVMAIRRYDRYRMVNREPDNK; from the coding sequence ATGTATATTCTAAGAAGAATCTTATTAATTTTTAATAATTTAACTTTAGCTAAAAAACTGACTGTGCTCCTGCTCCTTATATTTATTGAAGGAATTGCCCTAAGTGGAATAGCTTTAGCTAGTGTTCTAAATTACAAAACTCAAGATGAAATTAGCTCAAGTGCATGGTTACTGCTTCAGACTATAAACTCTGTCCGCTCTTATACGACTAATGAAGTTGTTCCTCAATTACAAACTCGTTTAGACAATAATGAGTTTTTACAGCAGGCTATTCCAGCTTATTCTTCACGAAAAGTCTTGGAAGATTTACAAAAGAAAAATGAGAAATTCAAAGACTTTATTTATAAGGAAGCAATGCTGAATCCTACAAATATTCGAGATAAAGCTGATAATTTGGAAACAACAATTGTTAAAAAATTTCAAAAAAATAAAAATCTCAAAAACTTGTCAGGATTTCGTTCTCTTTTGGGAAAAAACTTTTTTTACATTGCTCTCCCTATATCTATAACTGAATCTAGTTGCTTGAGGTGTCACAGCACACCTGATGTTGCTCCTAAAACTATGATTGATGTGTATGGCGATCGCCATGGATTTGGTTGGAAATTAAATATGGTAAATGGTGCTCAAATTGTTTCGATTCCAGCCAGTGAAGTTTTGCAAAAAGCTCGGCAGTCTCTAGTTTTAGTTATGGGAATTGTCACTCTGATTTTTGCCAGTGCGATATATATAGCTAACTTTTGGCTCAAACGTTATGTTGTGAAACCTATTAAACAAGTTGTTCGGGTAACAGAATCTGTCAGTATTGGTAATTTTGATGTTGAGTTTGAGAAAGTCTCGAATGATGAAATAGGTAGTTTGGTAGAAGCTTTTACGCGGATGAAATTGAGTTTGGTTATGGCAATTAGAAGGTACGATCGCTACCGAATGGTCAATCGAGAACCTGACAATAAGTAG
- a CDS encoding cytochrome P450 — protein MSITTVERLNPFVHEFISNPYPVYRYYREVDPVHWGVSSNPQLEGAWYIFGYDDVMKVMEDRRFGREFVQREDAETTPVPTAYNTFLSMVSKWIVFREPPNHTRLKSLVTKAFTAKVVENLRPVVYSIADGLLDAVYDSGEMDLVENYAFPLPIMVIAIMLGADPNDRDLFRKWALALQHASASRIKPPEEVYERAEQASKEFIEYFVPIIADRRANPREDLISNLVKAADQGDKLTDEEIVATCTHLLTAGHETTVNLIAKGTLALLRNPEAYTLLRSHPEFTPAAIEEILRYDTPIQMITRWAYADMELGGKSIKRGDSVGLMLGSANRDPAHFKNPEVFDIQRQDNKHSSFGGGIHYCLGSTLARAEGQIALNVLLNRLPELRLVNETVDWANNIIFHGPNNLPVAFRRSVK, from the coding sequence ATGTCTATTACCACTGTTGAGCGACTAAACCCATTTGTACATGAATTTATTTCAAATCCTTATCCAGTTTATCGTTACTACAGAGAGGTAGATCCGGTTCATTGGGGTGTTTCCTCTAATCCCCAACTGGAAGGAGCTTGGTACATCTTCGGTTATGATGATGTGATGAAAGTTATGGAAGATCGCAGGTTTGGTCGCGAGTTTGTGCAACGCGAGGATGCAGAAACCACACCAGTACCGACAGCGTATAATACATTTCTGTCAATGGTAAGTAAGTGGATTGTTTTCCGCGAACCACCTAATCATACGCGTTTGAAATCCTTGGTCACCAAAGCGTTTACTGCAAAAGTGGTGGAAAACCTCCGTCCTGTTGTTTACTCCATTGCGGATGGCTTGCTTGATGCTGTCTACGACAGTGGAGAAATGGATTTGGTTGAGAATTATGCTTTTCCTCTACCAATTATGGTGATTGCTATTATGTTGGGAGCAGATCCAAACGATCGCGATTTGTTCCGCAAATGGGCTTTGGCTTTGCAACATGCTAGCGCTTCCCGCATTAAACCCCCTGAAGAAGTTTACGAACGAGCAGAACAGGCAAGCAAAGAATTTATTGAGTACTTTGTTCCCATCATTGCAGATCGACGTGCCAATCCTCGTGAAGATTTGATTTCTAACCTTGTTAAAGCTGCAGATCAAGGTGATAAGCTAACTGATGAAGAAATTGTTGCTACTTGTACTCACTTGTTAACTGCAGGTCATGAAACGACAGTCAACCTGATAGCTAAGGGAACACTGGCGTTGCTGCGTAATCCCGAAGCATATACGCTGTTGCGTTCTCATCCTGAATTCACTCCTGCAGCGATTGAAGAAATCTTACGCTATGACACTCCCATTCAAATGATTACGCGTTGGGCATATGCAGATATGGAATTGGGTGGTAAGTCGATTAAGCGTGGTGATAGTGTGGGATTAATGCTTGGTTCTGCTAATCGCGATCCGGCTCATTTCAAGAACCCTGAGGTTTTTGATATACAGCGTCAAGATAACAAGCATAGCAGTTTCGGTGGCGGTATCCATTATTGCCTTGGTTCAACTCTTGCTCGTGCTGAAGGTCAAATCGCGCTGAATGTGCTTCTTAATCGTTTACCTGAACTTCGTTTGGTGAATGAGACAGTTGATTGGGCAAACAACATCATTTTCCATGGTCCTAACAATCTACCAGTTGCGTTTAGACGGAGTGTTAAATAA
- a CDS encoding VOC family protein, which yields MSIIKGLTKAIIYVRDMNTQACFYRDVLNLTVIDPTNVDNYDNVIWVEFATGECSLVLHLDKDKQLGQDRPKLAFSVNDMETAHKMLTERGAKLTEIRSRRPGLKVADGFDPEGNPFSIYYQE from the coding sequence ATGAGTATTATAAAAGGCTTGACAAAAGCTATCATCTATGTAAGAGATATGAATACCCAAGCATGCTTTTACCGTGATGTACTGAATTTGACAGTTATAGACCCGACTAATGTAGATAACTACGACAATGTCATCTGGGTGGAGTTTGCAACAGGAGAATGCAGTCTAGTACTCCATTTAGACAAAGATAAGCAACTCGGTCAGGATCGACCAAAGCTTGCATTTAGCGTTAATGACATGGAAACTGCTCACAAGATGTTGACTGAGCGTGGTGCAAAATTAACTGAAATTCGTTCCCGCAGACCTGGTTTAAAAGTAGCAGATGGTTTTGACCCAGAAGGTAACCCTTTCTCTATTTACTATCAGGAGTAA
- a CDS encoding sterol desaturase family protein translates to MTELEKLSTSPAFDLGVGIACFVMAFVLASLVEYWIHRLMHVSPRFGERHRDHHRRNEGQGVVWEFRDYIKGSAVVMFLMFFHSWQAGIGWFLGALVYAAFSAYAHQLQHENPTKCFWMKMPVHYVHHKYGMWHHNFGLAVDWWDHIFGTYKRVEWLTAEELNQPERGYLQMRWW, encoded by the coding sequence ATGACCGAGTTGGAGAAGCTTTCTACAAGCCCAGCCTTCGACCTGGGGGTGGGAATCGCTTGTTTTGTCATGGCATTTGTCTTAGCAAGTTTGGTTGAATATTGGATACATCGATTGATGCACGTCTCGCCTCGGTTCGGCGAACGTCATCGCGATCACCATCGCCGTAATGAAGGACAAGGAGTTGTGTGGGAGTTTCGGGACTATATCAAAGGCAGCGCTGTGGTGATGTTTTTGATGTTTTTCCACTCTTGGCAAGCTGGAATCGGTTGGTTTTTGGGCGCGCTCGTTTATGCTGCATTTTCAGCTTATGCCCATCAACTCCAACATGAAAACCCAACTAAGTGCTTCTGGATGAAGATGCCAGTGCATTACGTACATCATAAATATGGTATGTGGCATCATAACTTTGGTCTAGCAGTGGATTGGTGGGACCATATTTTTGGGACTTACAAAAGAGTGGAATGGTTGACAGCAGAAGAACTCAACCAACCAGAACGGGGTTATTTACAGATGCGCTGGTGGTAA
- a CDS encoding glutathione S-transferase family protein, producing the protein MKLYYAPASSYSQRVLIALYEKDAAFTPIEVNLFDKEERSRYTKINPFGKIPTLETESGQILFEACIIIEHIDQYFQYKPYLIPQDPKLALEVRMLERIVDVYINRGRDALFSDSQRPVEEQGSSEVNKARRLLETACLQLEERLSGRTWLAGEEFSLADCAAAPTLSYLRMVYSYKHLPKLTDYVRRLESRPSVARVQNSGREQMVQMLSALKNPLELVPLDNG; encoded by the coding sequence ATGAAACTTTATTATGCCCCAGCTTCATCTTACTCCCAACGAGTCCTCATCGCTCTCTATGAAAAAGACGCAGCTTTTACACCGATAGAAGTGAATCTTTTTGATAAAGAAGAGCGATCGCGCTATACAAAAATTAACCCTTTTGGCAAAATTCCCACGCTAGAAACCGAATCCGGTCAAATACTGTTTGAGGCTTGTATCATTATCGAGCATATTGACCAATACTTTCAGTATAAACCCTATCTCATCCCACAAGATCCAAAACTAGCTTTAGAAGTCCGAATGCTCGAACGGATCGTTGATGTGTATATCAACCGAGGACGTGATGCGTTATTTTCCGACTCTCAGCGTCCGGTGGAAGAACAAGGGAGTAGCGAGGTAAATAAAGCACGTCGGTTACTAGAGACAGCGTGCTTGCAACTGGAAGAACGATTATCTGGTAGAACTTGGTTGGCTGGGGAAGAGTTTTCCCTTGCAGACTGTGCTGCTGCACCCACTTTAAGTTACCTGCGTATGGTTTACAGCTACAAGCACTTGCCTAAGTTAACGGATTACGTTCGGCGTTTGGAATCTAGACCATCTGTGGCGCGGGTTCAAAACTCTGGACGCGAGCAAATGGTGCAAATGCTGTCGGCGTTAAAAAACCCACTTGAATTAGTACCGTTGGATAATGGTTAA
- a CDS encoding MFS transporter, translated as MKFQQDKSNPIYKDNNLYIIISITLISVMGVMAINPALPAIGEAFKVPNEQIGLVMASFLIPIAIGTPIFGVLADRIGRKKILIPSLLLFALGGILSAFARDFRSLLEWRFLQGVGAASLESLSLTVVADIYSGKMLTAAMAFNASMIGISATVYPLVGGALAQLSWQYPFLLSLLALPIALLALTKLKLPKSQSQRSVEDFNLKAYVRSTWKSINNRSVLALLFAVLSLFILEVGSCFICIPLLAANTLGASGAVIGMLLASMELTLALFASQLGWFAQKFSEVTLIKISFVICALALLIAPLMSNVWLLFIPVLIFGAGFGIGLPSIQTVFARLAPEDNRAGFMAMNVTFQSLGRALGPALVGIAFGFVGIQGALYASAIFAIITFIVLNSFLVRTTQKPEFVRKGEHYIG; from the coding sequence ATGAAATTTCAACAAGATAAATCAAATCCCATCTACAAAGATAACAATCTTTATATTATCATCAGTATAACACTGATATCAGTTATGGGTGTGATGGCTATCAACCCAGCACTACCAGCCATTGGGGAAGCTTTTAAAGTTCCAAATGAACAAATTGGATTGGTTATGGCAAGCTTTTTGATACCAATTGCAATTGGAACTCCAATATTCGGGGTTTTGGCTGACCGTATTGGCAGAAAGAAAATTCTCATTCCTTCTTTACTGCTGTTTGCACTTGGCGGAATTTTAAGTGCTTTTGCACGCGATTTTCGCAGTCTATTAGAGTGGAGATTTTTGCAAGGCGTTGGTGCAGCCAGTTTGGAGTCTTTATCTCTCACTGTAGTTGCTGATATTTACTCCGGGAAGATGCTGACTGCAGCTATGGCATTTAACGCCAGCATGATTGGCATTAGTGCAACAGTTTATCCTCTCGTTGGTGGTGCATTAGCACAACTAAGTTGGCAATATCCATTTTTACTCTCACTTCTTGCTCTTCCAATTGCGTTGTTAGCGTTGACAAAGCTAAAACTACCAAAATCTCAAAGCCAAAGGTCTGTTGAAGATTTCAATCTCAAAGCTTATGTAAGAAGTACTTGGAAGAGCATTAACAATCGTTCTGTATTGGCGCTATTGTTTGCGGTACTTTCTTTATTCATCTTGGAAGTTGGTTCTTGTTTTATTTGTATCCCACTTCTAGCAGCAAATACTCTCGGTGCATCTGGTGCAGTCATTGGTATGCTTCTTGCTAGTATGGAACTGACTCTTGCTTTATTTGCTTCTCAATTAGGATGGTTTGCTCAGAAGTTCTCTGAAGTCACACTTATCAAAATCTCTTTCGTGATTTGTGCTTTAGCGCTATTGATTGCTCCTTTAATGAGCAATGTGTGGCTGCTGTTTATCCCTGTTCTAATATTTGGTGCGGGTTTTGGTATTGGGCTACCATCTATCCAAACAGTATTTGCACGCCTTGCGCCAGAGGACAATCGTGCTGGGTTTATGGCTATGAATGTTACTTTCCAATCTTTGGGAAGGGCGCTTGGTCCTGCTTTAGTAGGCATTGCCTTTGGATTTGTCGGAATTCAAGGAGCCTTATATGCTAGCGCTATTTTTGCCATTATCACATTCATAGTGCTGAATTCTTTCCTGGTAAGAACAACACAAAAACCTGAGTTTGTCAGAAAAGGTGAGCATTACATAGGTTGA
- a CDS encoding cytochrome P450: MDNINNLPEQHQSIGQQQDKNFSEDKSIEKQSKTCPHLGKEFQPFVNPLLDDPYPFYKRARNEEPIFFSSLLNAYVITRYEDILTVLRDPVRFSSAQSLQSVGEFAPETIEVLRQGFPVVSLIGSDGEQHKRLRAPFVKAFAPEKLVVMEDDLRAIANRLVDDFINDGQVEILSKFAYPLPLEVIFNMYGVPLEKMAEVKHWGSEITALFSTVLTPERQIECAHSYVALQLFMADLVEERRIAPKGDMISEILTSDLSVPEIVLLLCEMILAGHKTTANLIGKALKLLLEQPKLWQSLSDEPSLIPIALEEVLRYDTPAASMIRLTTQEVSLAGVTLPKDTRILVLYGSANHDEKQYPDGDRFNIERFKETAVNHLAFSHGVHHCTGSHLARREGRIALEVLSSRLPNLRLRPNQQPTHIPALLNRGYAQLYVEWDVV, translated from the coding sequence ATGGACAACATTAATAATCTACCAGAACAGCATCAATCGATCGGTCAACAACAAGATAAAAATTTTAGTGAGGACAAAAGTATAGAAAAACAGTCAAAAACTTGTCCTCATCTCGGAAAAGAGTTCCAACCATTTGTTAACCCATTACTTGATGACCCTTATCCATTCTATAAGCGTGCAAGAAACGAAGAACCAATATTTTTCAGTTCATTATTAAATGCCTACGTTATCACTCGTTATGAAGATATCTTAACTGTACTAAGAGATCCAGTACGGTTTTCTTCTGCACAAAGTCTCCAGTCCGTTGGCGAATTTGCTCCTGAGACAATTGAAGTGTTACGCCAAGGATTTCCTGTTGTTTCTCTGATTGGGAGCGATGGCGAACAACACAAGCGATTGCGTGCTCCTTTTGTGAAAGCTTTCGCTCCAGAGAAACTGGTCGTGATGGAAGACGACCTTCGTGCGATCGCTAACAGGTTAGTAGACGATTTTATCAATGATGGTCAGGTAGAAATCTTATCAAAATTTGCTTATCCTTTACCTCTTGAAGTCATCTTCAATATGTATGGTGTCCCACTAGAGAAGATGGCAGAAGTTAAGCATTGGGGTAGTGAAATTACAGCTTTGTTCTCTACAGTGTTAACGCCAGAACGACAAATTGAGTGCGCTCACAGTTATGTTGCTTTACAGCTCTTTATGGCAGATCTAGTCGAAGAACGACGAATTGCGCCTAAAGGTGACATGATTAGCGAGATTTTAACTAGTGACCTCAGTGTGCCAGAGATTGTGCTGCTTTTGTGTGAGATGATTTTAGCGGGACATAAAACGACTGCTAATTTAATTGGGAAAGCTTTAAAACTTTTACTGGAACAACCTAAGTTATGGCAAAGCCTCAGTGATGAGCCATCGCTGATTCCTATTGCTCTAGAAGAGGTACTGAGGTACGATACTCCTGCTGCATCCATGATTCGCCTTACCACACAAGAGGTTTCCTTAGCTGGAGTTACACTACCTAAGGACACGCGCATCCTTGTGCTCTATGGTTCCGCCAACCATGATGAAAAACAGTATCCTGATGGCGATCGCTTCAACATTGAACGTTTCAAAGAGACAGCTGTTAACCATCTTGCATTTAGTCATGGAGTTCATCACTGTACTGGCTCTCATTTAGCCCGTCGGGAAGGACGGATTGCTCTAGAAGTATTGTCTTCGCGTCTACCAAATCTCCGACTTCGTCCGAACCAACAACCAACTCATATCCCTGCATTGCTTAACCGTGGTTACGCACAACTCTACGTGGAATGGGATGTGGTTTAG
- a CDS encoding Mpo1-like protein codes for MNYFHEAKAHFVASHQHPINQFLHHLTNLLAIAAVVFLFYDWRLTIVCLVLTQVFALGGHAVFEKNHPAFVKYPGITILVSLSWSFENWFGLRQLWKYFTQKTA; via the coding sequence TTGAATTATTTCCACGAGGCAAAAGCCCACTTTGTTGCAAGTCATCAACATCCCATTAACCAGTTTTTGCATCACTTAACAAACCTGCTGGCAATTGCAGCAGTCGTCTTTTTGTTCTACGATTGGCGACTGACAATTGTTTGTCTGGTGCTTACTCAAGTTTTTGCTTTGGGTGGGCATGCGGTTTTTGAGAAAAATCATCCCGCTTTTGTTAAGTATCCCGGTATCACCATCCTGGTCTCACTATCATGGTCTTTCGAGAACTGGTTTGGTCTACGCCAACTCTGGAAATACTTTACACAAAAAACAGCCTAA
- a CDS encoding MFS transporter, with protein sequence MSSSTSSTKHRPATNIHQDKNFYIINAITLIAILGGTVFNPALPTISKVFSVSSEQVSLVATLFQFPGAIVTPIFGILADTFGRKQILVPSLLVFALGGTLSGFAQSFRSLLEWRLLQGIGTASLESLQLTIIGDLYRGRQLGTVMAFNAGLIGISSALFPLIGGILAGFSWRYPFIVSLLAIPIALLVLFTLKLPKQQTNAQNFRLKPYLQNTWSSINNRQVLGLMFAVMVQFMLQVGACLTYIPLLAGNELGASEAFNGFLLAAISIAVAVVASQLGRLTQKFSEIKLIKFSFILAAIAFLIIPFVHNVWLLFIPIVLIGAAQGLSFPSTQALLAGLAAQESRAGFMAVNSTVQSWGQTLGPLLGSIVDMILGTRAVFATSAFISLIALVIFNVLLTTKKPSPSLYPDSPTVALSFVNAEQVSLEESFVEVPTVAEKPVARLFHVQSNKVIELPETFSLIRIGKPNKRSFPDIDLSTLPNSDIVSRIHAEIKFEGGEYYIQDMGSSNGTYINRYPLLPGIWYKLKPGLTFSIGRRDAVSFRFQIA encoded by the coding sequence ATGAGTTCTTCTACCAGTTCAACCAAACATAGACCTGCTACTAACATACACCAGGATAAAAATTTTTACATTATTAATGCCATAACACTTATCGCCATTCTAGGGGGGACAGTTTTTAATCCAGCACTGCCAACCATATCAAAAGTTTTCAGTGTTTCAAGCGAACAGGTATCATTGGTGGCAACACTTTTTCAATTTCCTGGTGCCATTGTAACTCCAATATTTGGAATTTTAGCTGATACTTTTGGTAGAAAGCAAATCTTAGTACCTTCTTTGCTAGTGTTTGCTCTTGGCGGAACTTTAAGTGGTTTTGCCCAAAGCTTTCGCAGCCTTTTAGAATGGAGACTTTTACAAGGTATTGGTACGGCGAGCTTAGAATCTTTACAACTGACCATAATTGGCGATCTCTACAGAGGAAGACAGTTAGGCACTGTTATGGCATTTAATGCTGGATTGATCGGCATTAGTTCTGCACTTTTTCCTCTGATTGGTGGAATCTTAGCTGGTTTTAGCTGGCGGTATCCATTTATAGTATCGTTGCTTGCCATTCCGATTGCGCTGTTGGTGTTATTCACGCTCAAGCTACCAAAGCAACAAACTAACGCCCAAAATTTTCGACTAAAACCTTATCTCCAAAATACCTGGAGTAGCATTAACAACCGCCAGGTTTTGGGTCTGATGTTTGCAGTGATGGTACAATTCATGCTGCAAGTAGGAGCTTGCTTAACCTACATTCCACTTTTGGCAGGAAATGAGTTAGGTGCTTCTGAAGCTTTTAATGGTTTTCTACTGGCTGCTATATCGATTGCTGTTGCTGTTGTTGCTTCTCAACTAGGACGACTTACACAGAAATTTTCCGAAATTAAGCTGATCAAGTTTTCTTTTATTCTTGCTGCCATAGCATTCCTCATTATTCCCTTTGTTCATAACGTTTGGCTACTATTTATCCCGATTGTTTTAATTGGTGCAGCCCAAGGTCTTTCGTTTCCATCCACGCAAGCGTTGTTAGCAGGGCTTGCTGCACAGGAATCACGAGCCGGTTTTATGGCAGTAAATTCAACAGTTCAATCCTGGGGACAAACACTCGGTCCTTTGCTTGGAAGCATTGTTGATATGATTTTGGGAACGCGAGCGGTCTTTGCAACTAGTGCTTTTATTTCATTAATCGCATTAGTCATTTTCAATGTTCTTTTAACAACTAAAAAACCAAGTCCCAGCCTCTATCCAGACAGTCCTACAGTTGCTCTCAGCTTTGTTAATGCAGAACAAGTCAGTCTTGAAGAAAGCTTTGTTGAAGTTCCTACAGTTGCAGAAAAACCTGTTGCCAGATTATTCCATGTTCAAAGCAATAAAGTTATTGAATTACCGGAAACATTTTCTCTTATTCGGATAGGAAAACCCAACAAACGCAGTTTTCCTGATATCGATTTGTCTACATTACCCAATTCTGATATTGTTTCTCGGATTCATGCGGAAATTAAGTTTGAGGGGGGAGAGTACTACATTCAGGATATGGGTAGTTCTAATGGAACTTATATTAACAGATATCCTCTATTACCTGGAATTTGGTATAAGTTAAAGCCCGGTTTGACCTTCAGCATCGGTAGACGAGATGCAGTTTCTTTTAGATTTCAAATTGCTTAA
- a CDS encoding cytochrome P450, whose translation MYASANRDETKYSDSDRFEIERFKQAQANHFAFGHGVHHCIGSNLARREARIALEILSSRLPNLRLRPNQKFTHVPTMILRGFTRLEVEWDNRNF comes from the coding sequence ATGTATGCTTCCGCTAACCGCGATGAAACTAAGTATAGTGATAGCGATCGCTTTGAGATTGAACGTTTTAAACAAGCACAAGCTAACCATTTCGCATTTGGTCACGGAGTCCATCACTGTATTGGTTCAAACTTAGCTCGTCGGGAAGCACGAATCGCTCTGGAAATCTTGTCTTCGAGATTGCCAAATCTGCGACTTCGCCCAAACCAAAAATTCACCCACGTGCCAACAATGATACTCCGTGGTTTTACACGTCTTGAAGTGGAATGGGATAACCGTAATTTTTAG